A DNA window from Haloactinospora alba contains the following coding sequences:
- a CDS encoding Rv2175c family DNA-binding protein, producing the protein MTRNDRDTDALVGEWLPIGAAAKKLNVSPNRIKQFIREHKLLGVQRGGELAIPAAFVVNGNILKGLPGTLTLLSDCGLTTDEALRWLFTSDDSLPGSPIEALTEDRGTEVRRRAQALV; encoded by the coding sequence GTGACACGGAACGATCGCGATACGGACGCTCTTGTCGGGGAGTGGCTGCCCATCGGGGCGGCCGCGAAGAAGCTCAACGTCAGCCCCAACCGGATCAAGCAGTTCATCCGGGAGCACAAGCTTCTCGGGGTCCAGCGCGGAGGTGAGCTCGCGATCCCGGCGGCGTTCGTCGTGAACGGGAACATCCTCAAGGGGCTCCCCGGGACACTGACGCTCCTCTCCGACTGCGGCCTGACGACGGACGAGGCGCTGCGGTGGCTGTTCACCTCCGATGACTCGCTGCCCGGCTCTCCCATCGAGGCCCTCACCGAGGACCGCGGAACCGAGGTGCGCCGCCGGGCCCAGGCGCTGGTGTAA
- the thiI gene encoding tRNA uracil 4-sulfurtransferase ThiI, which produces MTATSETTEGSQTAHAAGPAGRDAGELCLLMKLGEIVLKGSNRKLFERRLHSNIRSAARGLGDIKLSQRGSGVIIIRLPDAPDERVAELAERVRNVMGIVWVHLVRRVAKDVDTVTDVAVRSLADRTGTFAVRARRRNKRFPMSSSELAGYVGARIKEHHGLAVNLKHPDNTVFLEVDKDEVFVFTDGIPGQGGLPVGMSGRGLALMSGGIDSPVAAHRMMRRGLKVDFLHFSGMPFTGPDSIYKAYSLVRQLDRFQVGSRLFVVPFGKAQQQLTTSGTDRLQILAQRRLMLKTAEALADNLGAETLITGDALGQVSSQTMTNITALDDSVDLPILRPLIGMDKVEIMDQARAIGTLSISELPDEDCCTLLTPRQAETAANVGDLRRIEKRLDAEELAEHLVTTAQVHKPSFLGEETVTVPSSG; this is translated from the coding sequence GTGACCGCTACGTCCGAGACCACAGAAGGGTCGCAGACCGCACACGCTGCCGGCCCGGCCGGACGTGATGCTGGCGAGCTGTGCCTGCTGATGAAACTCGGCGAGATCGTCCTCAAGGGCAGCAACCGCAAGCTGTTCGAGCGCAGGCTGCACAGCAACATCCGCTCGGCCGCACGGGGGCTTGGCGACATCAAGCTCTCGCAGCGCGGCTCGGGGGTGATCATCATCCGGCTGCCGGACGCCCCGGACGAGCGTGTGGCCGAACTCGCCGAGCGGGTACGCAACGTCATGGGGATCGTGTGGGTACACCTGGTGCGCCGCGTCGCCAAGGACGTGGACACGGTAACCGACGTCGCCGTGCGTTCCCTGGCTGACCGCACCGGCACCTTCGCGGTGCGGGCCCGGCGGCGGAACAAGCGGTTCCCGATGAGCTCCTCCGAACTCGCGGGCTACGTGGGAGCGCGGATCAAGGAGCACCACGGCCTCGCGGTGAACCTGAAACACCCGGACAACACGGTCTTCCTGGAGGTCGACAAGGACGAGGTGTTCGTCTTCACCGACGGCATCCCCGGCCAGGGAGGACTCCCGGTCGGGATGAGCGGGCGTGGCCTCGCCCTGATGTCCGGCGGTATCGACTCTCCCGTCGCCGCGCACCGGATGATGCGCCGAGGTCTGAAGGTCGACTTCCTGCACTTCTCCGGTATGCCGTTCACCGGCCCGGACTCGATCTACAAGGCCTACAGCCTGGTGCGCCAGCTGGACCGGTTCCAGGTGGGGTCCCGGCTGTTCGTGGTGCCTTTCGGCAAGGCTCAGCAGCAGCTCACGACGTCGGGAACCGACCGGCTACAGATCCTCGCCCAGCGGAGGTTGATGCTCAAGACCGCTGAGGCGCTGGCCGACAACCTCGGCGCCGAGACCCTGATCACCGGTGACGCGCTGGGGCAGGTCTCCAGTCAGACGATGACGAACATCACCGCGCTGGACGACTCGGTGGATCTTCCGATCCTTCGCCCCCTCATCGGTATGGACAAGGTCGAGATCATGGACCAGGCACGGGCGATCGGGACGTTGTCCATCTCCGAGCTCCCTGACGAGGACTGCTGCACCCTGCTCACCCCCCGCCAGGCGGAGACGGCGGCCAACGTCGGCGACCTGCGCCGGATCGAGAAGCGGCTGGATGCCGAGGAGCTCGCCGAGCACCTGGTTACCACCGCCCAGGTGCACAAACCCAGTTTCCTCGGGGAGGAGACCGTCACGGTTCCCTCCTCCGGATGA
- the thiO gene encoding glycine oxidase ThiO: MHTNDSDVVIAGAGVIGLVTAWRAAQRGLHVTIVAPEISEAASPVAAGMLTPASEATFGEETLMRFGTLSRNRYPEFITELEEESGTPTGYRTEGTLQVAFDTDDLAKLTDLGELQNRLGIKTERLTARECRRLEPMLAPAVRGGIVAPDDHSVDPRALMAALRTAAERHGAVGVRDRVTEVLYAQGQAAGLRLESGGEVRGRHVVLAAGVWTGAISGLAPGLLPELRPVKGQLLRLRTPEDQEPVVTRTVRGLVKGTPVYLVPRANGEIVLGATQEEMGHDTRLTVGGVWEILRDAHELVPGVSELEITETCVGLRPGSPDNAPLLGPTRTPGLHLAVGHHRHGVLLTPATGDAMAEALAGGELPDYARAFATDRLPTGSEEER, from the coding sequence GTGCACACGAACGACTCCGATGTCGTGATCGCCGGCGCGGGAGTGATCGGCCTCGTCACCGCGTGGCGGGCCGCACAACGCGGCTTGCACGTCACCATCGTCGCCCCTGAGATCTCCGAGGCCGCTTCCCCAGTCGCGGCGGGAATGCTCACTCCCGCGTCAGAGGCCACGTTCGGCGAGGAAACGCTGATGCGCTTCGGAACCCTGTCCCGTAACCGCTACCCGGAGTTCATCACCGAGCTGGAGGAGGAGAGCGGCACTCCGACGGGGTACCGGACCGAAGGCACACTGCAGGTCGCATTCGACACTGACGACCTCGCAAAACTCACCGACCTCGGTGAGTTGCAGAACCGGCTGGGGATCAAGACCGAACGGCTCACCGCTCGCGAGTGCCGCCGCTTGGAGCCGATGCTGGCACCGGCGGTGCGGGGCGGGATCGTCGCCCCGGACGACCATTCCGTCGATCCACGCGCGCTCATGGCAGCGCTGCGCACAGCGGCGGAACGGCATGGTGCCGTCGGCGTGCGGGACCGCGTTACCGAGGTTCTGTACGCGCAGGGACAGGCCGCGGGGCTGCGGCTGGAGTCCGGTGGCGAGGTGCGCGGCCGCCACGTGGTACTGGCGGCCGGTGTGTGGACCGGCGCCATCAGCGGCCTGGCACCCGGCCTCCTACCGGAACTGCGACCGGTCAAGGGCCAGCTTCTGCGGCTCCGGACGCCCGAGGACCAGGAACCGGTCGTGACCCGTACCGTCCGAGGGCTCGTCAAGGGAACGCCCGTCTACCTCGTTCCGCGCGCCAACGGGGAGATCGTGCTGGGCGCCACCCAGGAGGAGATGGGCCATGACACCCGGCTGACCGTGGGCGGCGTGTGGGAGATCCTGCGGGATGCCCACGAACTCGTCCCCGGCGTCAGTGAGCTGGAGATCACCGAAACATGTGTGGGTTTGCGGCCGGGAAGCCCGGACAATGCCCCCCTGTTGGGTCCGACCCGCACTCCCGGCCTGCATCTGGCAGTCGGACACCATCGGCACGGCGTGCTCCTCACTCCTGCTACCGGGGATGCCATGGCCGAGGCCCTGGCCGGTGGCGAACTTCCCGATTATGCGCGCGCGTTCGCCACGGACCGTCTGCCCACCGGGAGCGAGGAGGAACGATGA
- a CDS encoding 6-phosphofructokinase, with translation MRVGVLTGGGDCPGLNAVIRAVVRKGIKDYGYEFVGFRDGWRGPLEGDTMPLDRAAVSGILPRGGTILGSSRTNLLKIDGGVERVKDNMAGLGIDALVAIGGEDTLGVATQLHDSGVKVVGVPKTIDNDLNATDYTFGFDTAVNIATEAIDRLHTTAESHHRALVVEVMGRHAGWIALHSGMAAGANVILIPEKPFDINEVVSHVESRFKTNYAPIIVVAEGAHPQEGQMELATGEKDAFGHVRLGGISQRLSEEIESRTGKEARSVVLGHVQRGGTPSAFDRVLATRLGVNAIESVHDGAFGTMVALQGTDINRVGLSAATDKLKTVPSERYEEAEVFFG, from the coding sequence ATGCGAGTCGGGGTGCTGACCGGTGGCGGCGACTGCCCGGGACTGAACGCGGTCATTCGCGCGGTGGTCCGCAAAGGCATCAAAGACTACGGCTACGAGTTCGTAGGTTTCCGCGATGGTTGGCGCGGCCCCCTCGAGGGCGACACTATGCCGTTGGACCGCGCTGCGGTCAGCGGAATCCTTCCGCGTGGCGGCACCATTCTCGGGTCCTCACGCACCAATCTGTTGAAGATCGACGGTGGGGTCGAGCGGGTCAAGGACAACATGGCCGGACTCGGTATCGACGCCCTGGTCGCCATCGGGGGCGAGGACACGCTCGGGGTCGCGACCCAGCTCCACGACAGCGGGGTCAAGGTCGTCGGAGTGCCCAAGACCATCGACAACGACCTCAACGCGACCGACTACACGTTCGGCTTCGACACGGCCGTGAACATTGCCACCGAGGCCATCGACCGGCTGCACACCACCGCCGAGTCCCACCACCGCGCTCTGGTCGTCGAGGTCATGGGGCGGCATGCCGGGTGGATCGCCCTGCACTCCGGTATGGCCGCGGGGGCGAACGTCATCCTGATCCCGGAGAAGCCCTTCGACATCAACGAGGTCGTCTCCCACGTGGAGAGCCGGTTCAAGACCAACTACGCTCCCATCATCGTCGTCGCGGAGGGGGCCCACCCGCAGGAGGGCCAGATGGAGCTGGCGACCGGGGAGAAGGACGCCTTCGGCCATGTCCGGCTGGGCGGAATCAGCCAGCGCCTCTCCGAGGAGATCGAGTCCCGGACCGGCAAGGAAGCCCGCTCGGTCGTGCTCGGTCACGTGCAGCGCGGCGGCACCCCCTCCGCGTTCGACCGGGTGCTGGCGACCCGCCTGGGTGTGAACGCCATCGAGTCGGTGCACGACGGCGCGTTCGGAACGATGGTGGCGCTGCAGGGTACCGACATCAACCGGGTGGGGCTTTCCGCAGCGACGGACAAGCTCAAGACCGTTCCCTCGGAGCGGTACGAGGAGGCTGAGGTGTTCTTCGGCTGA
- a CDS encoding thiazole synthase: MPENNGQAAPALPRDPLVLAGHTFSSRLIAGTGGAPSPQVLEEALRASGTELTTVAMRRVSPETRGSVWDVLQRNGIRPLPNTAGCFTAADALRTARLSREALGTDWVKLEVVADERTLLPDPAELLEAAERLVDDGFTVLPYTNDDPVLARRLEQLGCAAVMPLGAPIGSGMGIRNPHNIELIVEQAGVPVIVDAGIGTASEAALAMELGCDAVLLASAITRAHDPALMAAAMRDAIRAGRGAYQAGRIPVRRYAQASSPAPD, translated from the coding sequence ATGCCCGAGAACAACGGCCAGGCTGCCCCCGCACTCCCCCGCGACCCCCTCGTTCTCGCCGGACACACTTTTTCCTCCCGGCTCATCGCGGGAACCGGTGGCGCCCCCTCACCACAGGTACTGGAAGAGGCCCTCCGCGCTTCGGGGACCGAACTCACCACGGTGGCGATGCGGCGTGTCTCCCCGGAGACGCGGGGGTCGGTATGGGATGTGCTGCAACGCAACGGGATACGCCCGTTGCCGAACACGGCGGGGTGCTTCACCGCCGCTGACGCGTTGCGTACCGCTCGCCTCTCCCGCGAGGCGCTGGGCACGGACTGGGTCAAGTTGGAGGTGGTGGCCGACGAGCGAACCCTGCTCCCGGATCCGGCAGAGCTCCTCGAGGCGGCGGAGAGGCTGGTGGACGACGGGTTCACGGTGCTGCCCTACACCAACGACGATCCCGTTCTCGCCCGGCGGCTGGAGCAGCTCGGCTGCGCCGCGGTCATGCCCCTGGGCGCCCCCATCGGTTCGGGCATGGGCATCCGTAACCCGCACAACATCGAGCTCATCGTGGAACAGGCCGGGGTGCCCGTCATCGTCGACGCCGGAATCGGCACCGCGAGCGAAGCGGCGCTGGCCATGGAGCTCGGCTGCGACGCGGTGCTGTTGGCAAGCGCGATCACCCGTGCGCACGACCCCGCGCTGATGGCGGCGGCCATGCGGGACGCGATCCGCGCGGGGCGGGGTGCCTACCAGGCCGGCCGGATACCGGTACGCCGTTACGCCCAGGCCTCCTCCCCCGCCCCCGATTGA
- the thiE gene encoding thiamine phosphate synthase encodes MRQRLNDARLYLCTDARTERGDLAEFLDAALSGGVDIVQLRDKGLESRQELRYLETVRAACERHGALMAVNDRADIACAAGADVLHLGQNDLPVPEARSIIGETPLVGRSNNRADLAAASAQQEGVDYFCVGPAWETPTKPGRPAAGLSLVAEAAALGSSRPWFAIGGIDLENLGEVLSAGANRVVVVRAITNAEDPAAAAAEFQRRLSRDTAPSTAPDSRS; translated from the coding sequence CTGAGACAGCGCCTGAACGACGCCCGACTTTACCTGTGCACCGACGCCAGAACGGAGCGGGGCGACCTCGCCGAGTTCCTCGACGCGGCGTTGTCCGGGGGCGTCGACATCGTCCAGTTGCGCGACAAGGGGCTGGAATCCCGTCAGGAACTGCGGTACCTGGAGACGGTGCGTGCCGCCTGCGAGCGCCACGGTGCTCTGATGGCCGTCAACGACCGCGCCGACATCGCCTGTGCCGCTGGAGCTGACGTCCTGCACCTGGGGCAGAACGACCTTCCGGTCCCCGAGGCCCGTTCGATCATAGGGGAGACTCCTCTGGTGGGCCGTTCCAACAATCGGGCCGACCTCGCCGCCGCCTCTGCCCAGCAGGAGGGCGTCGACTATTTCTGTGTCGGCCCCGCATGGGAGACGCCGACCAAGCCGGGCCGTCCCGCGGCTGGGCTGTCCCTCGTCGCCGAGGCCGCCGCTCTGGGAAGTTCCCGTCCGTGGTTCGCCATCGGTGGGATAGACCTGGAGAACCTCGGTGAGGTGCTGTCCGCCGGAGCCAACCGGGTGGTGGTCGTGCGTGCGATCACGAACGCCGAGGACCCGGCGGCGGCCGCTGCCGAGTTCCAACGGAGGCTGTCCCGGGACACGGCCCCATCAACAGCACCCGACAGCCGTTCCTAA
- the glpK gene encoding glycerol kinase GlpK, with protein MLEANPMSVLTIDAGTTGVTALIVSENGTVLARGYHEFGQHYPQTGWVEHVPEEIWQATLAACQEALDATGTTPTCVGITNQRETAVLWNRARGNSPRRAIVWQDRRTAGICTELRDEGHESRVTDVTGLRLDPYFTATKLTWVKRNDRRAWSGVESGDVVVGTVDSYIVSRLTNGARHVTDASNASRTLLYDIRTRQWSPEMCELFGVPASALPEVVPSYGRVGETDPDVFLGLRIPISGIAGDQQAAMFGQTCYQPGSSKCTYGTGSFVLLNTGTEVVEPKHGLLSTVLWQHPDGATEYALEGSIFVTGAAVQWLRDGLGLIDRAPQSEALAASVSDSAGVVFVPALTGLGAPDWDPQARGAVFGITRGTGRAHLARATLEAIAFEVRDVAEAMANASGKQLPELRVDGGAAGNNLLCQIQSNQLSVSVARPVVQETTALGAAFLAGLGTGVWESTEELARTWQLDRRFEPGQRDDTAYRRWRAAVERSKGWADLG; from the coding sequence ATGCTGGAGGCCAACCCGATGTCCGTGCTCACCATCGACGCCGGGACGACGGGCGTCACCGCGCTCATCGTCAGTGAGAACGGCACAGTTCTGGCCCGCGGTTACCACGAATTCGGTCAGCACTATCCGCAGACCGGCTGGGTGGAACACGTTCCCGAGGAGATCTGGCAGGCGACACTGGCAGCGTGCCAAGAGGCTCTGGACGCGACCGGAACCACCCCCACGTGCGTCGGCATCACCAACCAGCGTGAGACGGCCGTGCTGTGGAACCGCGCGCGCGGCAACTCGCCCCGCCGCGCGATCGTGTGGCAGGACCGACGCACCGCGGGGATCTGCACGGAACTGCGCGACGAGGGACACGAGAGCCGGGTGACGGACGTGACCGGGTTGCGGCTGGACCCGTACTTCACCGCCACCAAACTCACCTGGGTGAAACGCAACGACCGGCGCGCGTGGAGCGGTGTCGAGTCCGGCGACGTTGTCGTCGGAACCGTGGACTCCTACATCGTCTCCCGGCTGACCAACGGGGCCCGGCACGTCACCGACGCCAGCAACGCCTCACGGACCCTGCTCTACGACATCAGGACCCGACAGTGGTCCCCGGAGATGTGTGAGCTGTTCGGAGTGCCCGCGAGCGCCCTGCCGGAGGTGGTGCCCTCGTACGGCAGGGTGGGAGAGACCGACCCCGACGTGTTCCTGGGGCTGCGGATCCCGATCTCCGGGATCGCCGGAGACCAGCAGGCCGCGATGTTCGGCCAGACCTGCTACCAGCCGGGTTCGTCCAAGTGCACGTACGGAACGGGATCGTTCGTGCTGCTCAACACCGGCACGGAGGTGGTGGAGCCGAAGCACGGCCTGCTCAGTACGGTCCTGTGGCAGCATCCCGACGGTGCGACGGAGTACGCACTGGAAGGGTCGATCTTCGTCACGGGCGCGGCGGTGCAGTGGTTGCGCGACGGTCTGGGGCTGATCGACCGGGCTCCGCAGTCCGAGGCGCTGGCAGCCAGCGTGAGTGACTCCGCGGGGGTCGTGTTCGTTCCCGCACTGACCGGTCTGGGCGCCCCGGACTGGGATCCCCAGGCGCGTGGTGCGGTCTTCGGTATCACCCGCGGTACCGGCCGGGCGCACCTGGCACGCGCGACGCTGGAGGCGATCGCGTTCGAGGTGCGGGACGTCGCCGAAGCCATGGCGAACGCGTCGGGGAAACAGCTGCCCGAGCTACGGGTCGACGGCGGCGCGGCCGGTAACAACCTGCTGTGCCAGATCCAGTCCAACCAGCTCTCCGTGAGCGTCGCCCGTCCCGTGGTGCAGGAGACCACCGCTTTGGGAGCCGCCTTCCTCGCCGGCCTCGGCACGGGAGTCTGGGAGTCCACCGAGGAGCTGGCACGAACGTGGCAACTCGACCGGCGCTTCGAGCCCGGTCAGCGCGATGACACCGCGTACCGCCGGTGGCGCGCCGCTGTCGAACGTTCCAAGGGGTGGGCGGACCTGGGGTGA
- a CDS encoding PH domain-containing protein produces MATVTWRPRNIRLVAYGLAALVLATMVVLALILPPDWRLQDRAGLVLFGVFAVFALHLLGRPRLVAEQNQVIVVNSIRTHVLEWAEIIDIRMPTGEPWPTIDLADGSTLAVLGIQSSDGETARRNLSRFRSLLHDRGEAQEP; encoded by the coding sequence ATGGCGACGGTGACGTGGCGGCCACGCAACATTCGCCTCGTCGCCTACGGACTCGCTGCTCTCGTCCTGGCGACCATGGTGGTCCTCGCGCTGATCCTGCCGCCGGACTGGAGGCTGCAGGACCGCGCCGGCCTGGTCCTCTTCGGGGTGTTCGCGGTGTTCGCACTTCACCTGCTGGGGCGGCCACGGTTGGTGGCCGAACAGAACCAGGTCATCGTGGTGAACAGTATCCGGACCCACGTGCTGGAATGGGCGGAGATCATCGACATCCGGATGCCCACGGGTGAGCCGTGGCCGACGATCGACCTGGCCGACGGCTCGACCCTGGCCGTACTGGGTATCCAGAGCAGCGACGGTGAGACCGCCCGGAGGAACCTCTCCCGCTTCCGGAGCCTGCTGCACGACCGCGGCGAGGCACAGGAACCCTGA
- a CDS encoding response regulator: MDTPADANRVRVMVVDDHPMWCDAVARDLAEAGMDVVATAGRGDKAIRVAPAAQPTVAVVDLQLPDISGVEVTQRLVAMAEPPRVLVLSASGEQPDVLDAVKAGATGYVVKSASREELIAAVGSVHEGEAVFTPGLAGLVLGEYRRMASGPQSAATGENERGDTPYLTPRETEILRLVAKGLSYKRIAERLTVSHRTVQNHVQNTLSKLQLHNRVELARYAIDQGLDE; encoded by the coding sequence ATGGACACACCCGCCGATGCGAACCGAGTCCGGGTCATGGTGGTCGACGACCACCCGATGTGGTGTGACGCGGTGGCGCGTGACCTCGCTGAAGCCGGGATGGACGTTGTGGCGACAGCCGGCAGGGGCGACAAGGCGATCCGCGTGGCGCCCGCCGCCCAACCCACCGTCGCGGTGGTTGACCTCCAGCTTCCCGACATCTCCGGGGTTGAGGTGACGCAGCGGCTCGTCGCCATGGCCGAACCACCCCGTGTCCTGGTGCTCTCGGCCAGCGGTGAGCAACCCGACGTGCTCGACGCGGTGAAAGCGGGAGCCACTGGCTATGTGGTGAAGTCAGCCAGCCGGGAGGAACTCATCGCGGCGGTGGGAAGCGTCCACGAGGGCGAAGCGGTTTTCACCCCCGGTCTCGCCGGACTCGTCCTCGGTGAGTACCGCAGGATGGCTTCCGGACCGCAGTCAGCAGCCACGGGTGAGAACGAGCGGGGAGACACTCCTTACCTGACCCCTCGGGAGACGGAGATTCTGCGCCTGGTGGCCAAGGGGCTGAGCTACAAACGCATCGCCGAGCGTCTCACTGTCTCCCACCGCACAGTGCAGAACCACGTGCAGAACACGCTGAGCAAACTCCAGCTGCACAACCGCGTGGAACTGGCCCGCTACGCCATCGACCAAGGCTTGGACGAGTGA
- the pknB gene encoding Stk1 family PASTA domain-containing Ser/Thr kinase: MSMVTADPLIGSTLDHRYRIESTVAGGGMATVYVARDTRLDRRLACKVMHASLAQDPVAVRRFINEAHSVARLSHPNVVQVFDQGTDQGHVYLAMEYVPGRTLREVLDERGNLPAAEALGIMGSMLAALGAAHNAGIVHRDVKPENVLLTEDNRVKVADFGLARAGQSNNQQMTRTGTVMGTAAYLAPEQIEQGSSDTRSDVYAAGIMLYELLTGAQPHTGENAISVAYQHVNADVPRPSATVPGLPDGVDRLVTKATERDPRYRPADANQYLSEVLEAAQAASPQPNAPVEPTLPHTAGKATPGSGNETLVVDVDSVEDDGPGSRRWWSRWPALVVAGALALVLIAFGWWFLFGRYEQVPDVVGATPSAAEEQLAEDGLRLKVDDNTVYSDDAREGEIASAAPAIGDRVLPGEAVTVVVSKGPRTVDMPDVTNSSAEDARSTLEDAGFSEFEEKDEASREQPVGTVLATDPAPGDNADREESVTLTVSSGVEVPSVTGMDEDEARSELEDQGLGVEVTEQSSEDVAEGEVMEQDPASGDNVSAGDTVTLTVSSGEEEFTVPDVTGWKVKDAREELEDLGLNVEVNEILGGGQRVNDYSPTGTVTKGDTVELLTTPIPPPQRGGPDDG, from the coding sequence ATCTCGATGGTAACTGCGGACCCCCTCATAGGTTCGACGCTCGACCACCGGTACCGCATAGAGTCGACCGTCGCCGGTGGTGGTATGGCCACCGTCTACGTGGCCCGTGACACCCGCCTCGACCGGCGGCTGGCGTGCAAGGTGATGCATGCCTCTCTCGCCCAGGACCCGGTGGCTGTCCGCCGTTTCATCAACGAGGCGCACTCGGTGGCCAGACTCTCCCACCCCAACGTCGTACAGGTGTTCGACCAGGGGACCGACCAGGGGCATGTCTACCTCGCCATGGAGTACGTTCCCGGTCGTACGCTGCGCGAGGTCCTCGACGAGCGTGGGAACCTCCCCGCCGCGGAGGCCCTGGGAATCATGGGATCGATGCTGGCGGCGCTGGGGGCCGCGCACAACGCCGGCATCGTGCACCGGGACGTGAAACCCGAGAACGTTCTGCTCACCGAGGACAACCGGGTCAAGGTGGCCGATTTCGGGCTGGCACGGGCAGGGCAGTCCAACAACCAGCAGATGACCCGCACCGGCACGGTGATGGGTACCGCCGCCTACCTCGCCCCGGAACAGATCGAACAGGGCAGTTCGGACACGCGCAGCGATGTCTACGCCGCTGGCATCATGCTGTACGAACTCCTCACCGGCGCGCAGCCGCACACCGGCGAGAACGCGATCTCTGTCGCCTACCAGCACGTCAATGCCGACGTTCCCCGCCCCTCCGCCACGGTTCCCGGACTTCCGGACGGGGTCGACCGGTTGGTGACCAAAGCGACCGAGCGCGACCCGCGCTACCGCCCGGCGGACGCGAACCAGTACCTGTCCGAAGTACTGGAAGCCGCACAGGCCGCTTCCCCGCAGCCGAACGCCCCGGTGGAGCCCACCCTGCCCCACACGGCGGGGAAAGCCACCCCCGGGTCAGGCAACGAGACCCTGGTCGTCGACGTGGACAGCGTCGAGGATGACGGCCCCGGCTCCCGGCGCTGGTGGTCCCGGTGGCCGGCGCTGGTCGTGGCCGGCGCGCTCGCTCTCGTCCTGATCGCGTTCGGGTGGTGGTTCCTGTTCGGCCGCTACGAGCAGGTCCCCGACGTCGTCGGGGCTACCCCCTCCGCCGCCGAGGAGCAGCTGGCCGAGGACGGCCTGCGGCTCAAGGTGGACGACAACACGGTCTACAGCGACGACGCGCGGGAAGGAGAGATCGCCTCCGCGGCGCCCGCCATCGGGGACCGCGTCCTTCCCGGCGAGGCCGTGACAGTGGTCGTGTCCAAGGGGCCGCGGACCGTGGATATGCCGGACGTCACGAACTCCTCGGCCGAGGACGCCCGTTCCACGCTGGAGGACGCCGGCTTCTCCGAGTTCGAGGAGAAGGACGAAGCCTCACGGGAACAGCCGGTGGGTACGGTTCTGGCAACGGACCCGGCTCCCGGTGACAACGCCGACCGGGAGGAGTCCGTGACACTGACCGTGAGTTCCGGGGTCGAGGTTCCCTCGGTCACGGGCATGGACGAGGACGAGGCTCGTTCGGAACTGGAGGACCAGGGACTCGGTGTCGAGGTCACCGAACAGTCCAGCGAGGACGTCGCCGAGGGCGAGGTCATGGAGCAGGACCCGGCCTCGGGGGACAACGTCAGCGCCGGCGACACGGTCACGCTCACCGTCTCCTCCGGTGAGGAGGAGTTCACTGTCCCCGACGTGACGGGGTGGAAGGTCAAGGACGCCCGCGAGGAGTTGGAGGATCTCGGTCTCAACGTGGAGGTCAACGAGATCCTCGGCGGTGGCCAGCGGGTCAATGACTACTCGCCCACCGGAACGGTGACGAAGGGCGACACCGTGGAACTGCTCACCACCCCCATCCCACCGCCCCAACGGGGCGGCCCCGATGACGGGTAG
- the thiS gene encoding sulfur carrier protein ThiS has protein sequence MNVVINGEQREVQPHTSVGEAVRSVTDTSHRVAVAVNDEVVPRARWEHTELSDNDRVDVLTPVQGG, from the coding sequence ATGAACGTGGTTATCAACGGAGAGCAGCGCGAGGTACAACCGCACACGAGTGTGGGTGAGGCGGTTCGCTCCGTCACCGACACTTCGCACCGCGTCGCTGTGGCGGTCAACGACGAGGTGGTCCCGCGAGCGCGGTGGGAGCACACGGAACTCAGCGACAACGACCGCGTGGACGTACTGACACCCGTGCAGGGAGGCTGA